Proteins found in one Streptococcus criceti HS-6 genomic segment:
- a CDS encoding ABC transporter ATP-binding protein: MLSILKRFFDFCTEEDRKKFYISIILGLLKAMIGAMRIPAIALILNALIANKLSMTVIWQATGILLLSLVLNIFVTLKTTMLQTEGGYHTCAQKRIEIAEHIRYLPMGYFNQNSLGKITSITTNTLESLSDIATRVIMVTVQGFLTTAVITLFVLTYDWRIGLVLIAGLLVFLLPNALMRKQAGAMTPIKQKADTDLVDVVLEYVQGIAEVKSFNITKQSAKKLSATIFAKRDADIKMTLVTVPWIAAQNVITKLTGVAMCGAAIWFYLQGGMDLLICMMMVISAYMVYESLDGVSSFSSLLRAVDLAVELVQEVFDLQPMNTKGQELQAQTSTLELEQVTFSYGDRPIIKNLSLTIPEKTRTAIIGPSGSGKTTLCHLLARFWDLDSGSIRLDGHLLTDYSYDSLIRNFSFVFQNVYLFEDTVENNIKFGRQEASHEEVVAIAKKARCHDFIMNLPNGYETVIGEAGASLSGGEKQRLSIARAMMKDAPIIILDEATANIDPENEAELITAIDELTQEKTVIMIAHRLKTVENADQIVVLDKGQIVQQGKHDKLAKQAGLYRDFITTRKEALSWKLATGV; encoded by the coding sequence ATGCTTAGTATTTTAAAACGTTTTTTTGATTTTTGTACTGAAGAAGATCGTAAGAAATTTTATATTTCCATTATTTTGGGACTCTTAAAAGCTATGATAGGAGCCATGCGGATACCAGCTATTGCTCTTATTTTGAATGCTTTGATTGCAAATAAACTTTCAATGACGGTTATTTGGCAGGCAACAGGCATTCTATTGCTCTCGCTTGTCCTCAATATCTTTGTCACCTTGAAAACAACTATGCTGCAAACAGAAGGTGGTTATCATACCTGTGCTCAAAAGCGCATTGAAATTGCTGAACACATTCGTTATTTGCCTATGGGCTATTTTAATCAAAATAGTTTAGGTAAAATTACCAGCATTACAACCAATACCTTGGAGAGTTTGTCCGATATTGCAACACGGGTTATTATGGTGACAGTGCAAGGCTTTTTGACAACCGCTGTCATAACGCTTTTTGTCCTCACTTATGATTGGAGGATTGGCTTAGTTTTAATTGCAGGATTGCTGGTTTTCCTCTTACCCAATGCTTTGATGCGCAAGCAGGCAGGAGCAATGACTCCCATCAAGCAAAAGGCTGACACTGATTTGGTTGATGTCGTCTTGGAATACGTTCAGGGTATTGCGGAGGTAAAAAGTTTTAACATTACCAAACAATCAGCTAAAAAGTTGTCAGCAACAATTTTTGCTAAAAGAGATGCCGATATTAAAATGACCTTAGTCACAGTTCCTTGGATTGCTGCTCAAAATGTTATTACCAAATTAACAGGAGTTGCCATGTGTGGTGCAGCTATTTGGTTTTATTTACAAGGTGGCATGGACTTGCTGATTTGCATGATGATGGTTATTAGTGCTTATATGGTTTATGAAAGTTTGGATGGTGTTAGCAGTTTTTCTTCTCTGTTAAGAGCTGTTGATTTGGCGGTGGAATTGGTACAAGAAGTCTTTGATCTGCAGCCAATGAATACTAAAGGTCAAGAGTTACAAGCTCAAACAAGTACCTTGGAGCTTGAACAAGTTACTTTTTCCTACGGGGACCGTCCGATTATTAAAAATCTCTCTTTGACTATTCCTGAAAAAACAAGAACAGCTATTATTGGCCCTTCTGGCAGCGGTAAGACAACTCTTTGCCATCTGCTGGCACGCTTTTGGGATCTTGACAGTGGCAGCATTCGCTTGGATGGGCACCTGCTGACAGATTACAGCTACGATAGTTTGATTCGAAATTTTAGTTTTGTTTTCCAAAATGTCTATCTTTTTGAGGATACAGTTGAAAATAATATTAAGTTTGGACGACAAGAAGCTAGTCATGAAGAGGTCGTTGCGATTGCTAAAAAGGCTAGATGCCATGATTTTATTATGAATTTGCCAAATGGATACGAGACAGTTATCGGTGAAGCAGGAGCTAGTCTATCCGGAGGCGAAAAGCAAAGGCTTTCCATTGCGCGTGCTATGATGAAGGATGCACCAATCATTATTCTTGATGAAGCTACAGCTAATATTGATCCAGAAAATGAAGCGGAACTCATAACTGCCATTGATGAATTGACCCAAGAAAAAACCGTTATCATGATTGCTCATCGTCTGAAAACAGTAGAAAACGCTGATCAAATTGTTGTTCTTGATAAAGGGCAAATTGTTCAGCAGGGCAAACATGACAAATTAGCCAAACAAGCAGGCCTTTACCGCGATTTTATCACAACCAGAAAAGAAGCCCTTTCATGGAAACTAGCAACAGGAGTATAG
- a CDS encoding DUF4430 domain-containing protein: MKKLLTSLALVLSLLLLVACGHSQASKTADKKADAGKQSVTLMIKTDNKTTKETVSFKKGATVTDVLKSKAKIEEKAGLIISINGVKQDESAKKYWFFKINGNLSNTGADQTKVKNGDKIEFYMDVYQ; the protein is encoded by the coding sequence ATGAAAAAATTATTGACTAGTCTCGCTTTAGTCCTATCTTTGCTTCTGTTGGTTGCTTGTGGTCATAGCCAAGCTTCTAAAACAGCTGACAAAAAGGCGGATGCTGGAAAGCAAAGCGTTACTTTGATGATCAAAACCGATAATAAAACGACTAAGGAAACGGTCAGCTTCAAAAAGGGGGCCACAGTTACAGATGTTTTAAAAAGCAAGGCTAAGATTGAAGAGAAAGCTGGCCTGATTATTAGCATAAATGGTGTTAAACAGGATGAATCAGCTAAAAAATACTGGTTCTTCAAGATTAATGGAAACTTGTCCAATACAGGGGCTGATCAAACCAAAGTCAAAAACGGTGACAAAATTGAGTTCTACATGGATGTGTATCAGTAA
- a CDS encoding alpha/beta hydrolase encodes MKKKITLILLLLGILILSFWGWQAWHRQEASKKFVQEAVPTLFFHGGGSSYHAEKHMVRAVKRAGASKKAIIAFVDKKGKVRLQGKLKKSDKNPLVMVNFDDSTNANFNERGRYASNVVKALQKVYAFKKINIVGHSAGNIAAVYYMLQNGQDESMPQVQKYVAIAGHFAGLNFQGVPDAIRQPSGLKLDKNGKPNKMNASYQEMAKLRETYPKGQTAIINLIGDIGGQTDGTVPNISSLSLKYLVSPFAKSYKEQTFTGKLARHSKLHSNPQVDKVLIAFLWGK; translated from the coding sequence ATGAAGAAAAAAATAACTTTAATCCTGCTGCTTCTGGGCATTTTGATCCTAAGCTTTTGGGGCTGGCAGGCTTGGCACAGGCAAGAAGCCAGCAAAAAATTTGTTCAAGAAGCTGTTCCTACACTCTTTTTTCACGGAGGCGGTTCTTCTTATCACGCCGAGAAACACATGGTCAGAGCTGTTAAGAGGGCTGGTGCTTCCAAAAAAGCTATCATTGCTTTTGTTGATAAGAAAGGGAAGGTCCGTCTACAGGGAAAACTAAAGAAATCCGACAAAAATCCGCTGGTCATGGTTAACTTTGATGACAGTACCAATGCTAACTTTAATGAGCGAGGACGTTATGCTAGCAATGTTGTCAAGGCTTTACAAAAGGTCTACGCTTTCAAAAAAATCAATATAGTTGGTCACTCTGCTGGCAATATCGCCGCCGTCTATTATATGCTACAAAATGGACAAGATGAGTCCATGCCCCAAGTTCAAAAATATGTAGCCATTGCCGGTCATTTCGCTGGTCTAAATTTCCAAGGGGTACCTGACGCTATCAGACAGCCCAGTGGTCTAAAACTTGATAAAAACGGCAAGCCTAATAAGATGAATGCCAGCTATCAAGAAATGGCCAAGTTAAGAGAAACCTACCCCAAAGGGCAAACAGCTATCATCAATCTGATCGGCGATATTGGCGGCCAGACCGATGGAACGGTGCCAAATATCTCTTCCCTGTCGCTCAAGTATCTGGTTTCACCCTTTGCCAAATCCTATAAGGAGCAGACCTTCACTGGTAAGCTGGCTCGTCACTCTAAACTTCACTCTAATCCTCAAGTTGATAAAGTGCTGATAGCCTTCCTCTGGGGAAAATAG
- a CDS encoding MarR family winged helix-turn-helix transcriptional regulator, with product MTVNGETIRSLFRSAENLASRRMTHLLAPLGITLNQSEVLLVLDKHAPLSLKDLGDLLICEEKSPSRLVQSLIKKDLVAAQANKADKRSRLLSLTDKGKALIEPTKQKKAQFDAELLAKDYDLETLLVTLQNFVEGSFYEEKLRKRSLWQEK from the coding sequence ATGACTGTAAATGGTGAAACAATTCGTTCCTTATTTAGAAGTGCTGAAAATTTAGCTAGTCGCAGAATGACCCATTTGTTAGCTCCCTTGGGGATCACTCTCAATCAGAGCGAGGTTCTGCTAGTTTTGGACAAGCATGCTCCCCTATCCTTAAAGGATTTAGGTGATTTACTAATTTGTGAAGAGAAGAGTCCCAGTCGCTTGGTTCAGTCTTTAATTAAAAAGGACCTAGTGGCTGCACAAGCCAATAAGGCCGATAAACGAAGCCGACTCCTCTCTTTAACGGATAAGGGAAAGGCGTTGATCGAGCCTACTAAACAGAAAAAAGCTCAGTTTGATGCTGAGTTGTTGGCAAAAGACTATGACTTGGAAACTTTGCTGGTGACCCTACAGAATTTTGTTGAAGGAAGTTTTTATGAAGAAAAACTGAGGAAGCGCTCTCTCTGGCAGGAAAAATAA
- a CDS encoding alpha/beta hydrolase, with protein sequence MKKKIIATSLALLTIGFGIFGWRAWQRQEASKKLVHEPIPTLFFHGGFSSYHAEEHMVNAAKNAGVTDNVAIAFVDEKGKVTLKGRLKKNVKNPIVMVNFEKHFSTMFEMRGQYATNVVKKLQKVYKFKQVNMVGHSFGNIAVLHYMLQNGQNKALPQVHKYVGIAGHYAGLSFDNRKLPDAIMLPQGLKIDAQGKPNKINASYRELTKLRETYPKNQVQILNLMGDIGDHSDGRVPNAATQSLKYLVSPFAKSYEERTFTGPKASHSKLHSNPEVDKVLIDFLWGT encoded by the coding sequence GTGAAGAAAAAAATTATTGCAACTAGTCTGGCTCTACTTACCATCGGTTTTGGGATTTTTGGCTGGCGAGCCTGGCAGAGACAGGAAGCCAGTAAGAAGCTAGTCCATGAACCCATTCCAACCCTCTTTTTCCACGGAGGCTTTAGTTCCTATCATGCCGAGGAACACATGGTCAATGCCGCCAAGAATGCTGGCGTGACCGATAATGTTGCCATTGCTTTTGTTGACGAAAAAGGCAAGGTAACTCTCAAAGGAAGGCTCAAAAAGAATGTAAAAAATCCTATTGTCATGGTCAACTTTGAAAAGCATTTCAGCACTATGTTTGAGATGCGAGGGCAGTATGCGACCAATGTCGTTAAAAAACTGCAGAAGGTTTATAAGTTTAAACAAGTCAATATGGTTGGCCATTCTTTTGGGAATATCGCCGTTCTCCACTACATGTTGCAAAATGGTCAAAATAAGGCCCTGCCTCAGGTCCATAAGTATGTTGGAATCGCTGGTCATTATGCTGGACTCAGCTTTGATAATCGTAAGCTCCCGGATGCTATCATGCTTCCCCAAGGGCTAAAGATTGATGCTCAAGGTAAGCCGAACAAAATAAATGCCAGCTATCGCGAATTGACCAAGTTAAGGGAGACTTATCCCAAGAATCAGGTACAAATCCTCAATTTAATGGGAGATATCGGTGATCATTCAGACGGACGGGTCCCAAATGCAGCGACTCAATCACTCAAATATCTGGTTTCACCCTTTGCCAAATCTTATGAGGAAAGAACCTTTACAGGTCCAAAGGCCAGTCATTCTAAACTCCACAGCAACCCAGAAGTTGACAAGGTCTTAATTGATTTTCTCTGGGGCACATAA
- a CDS encoding ABC transporter ATP-binding protein, translating into MKKKSTMAWISEFIAPYRFYYIASVFLALASVIFGFLPYFYIGQIIRDLFNGLKDGQVYLQACLWMAVFWLAYAICHALSTGLSHKATFVVLADIRFRLTEKLAKIPLGSVLSQSSGSYKNIIVERVEATETTLAHIIPEFTAALVGPLIVFGYMIKLDWRLTLLSFLTLPIGILFYLNMLRKSKGDYENTLVKTKVLNDTAVEYINGIEVIKIFGKEKFSYQKFVTAAKEGADCFIEWMRKCQFDMAAVTVIMPSVFVILLPVGAYFIYSDRLSQDSFILLMILSMGFFTPLITLGTYMDDIRKVHSIFGEITEILERPDLQRPQELSQSLQGGDIVLENVSFGYEEDKEVLHNISMTIKAGTVNALVGPSGSGKSTLAKLIASFWDVKSGRISLGGLDIREIPLEEYSRLIAYVSQDNFLFNDSILENIRLGKPSASDEEIYQVAKSCGCYDFIMDLENGFATQVGSAGGSLSGGERQRIAIARAMLKDAPIVILDEATAYTDPENEALVQSSIAQLVKGKTLIVIAHRLSTIADADQIILVNEGHLEALGKQEDLLSSSDLYQKMWQAHLSVRDTDRDEKIGGLAHA; encoded by the coding sequence ATGAAGAAAAAATCAACAATGGCTTGGATTTCTGAGTTCATTGCTCCCTATAGATTTTATTACATAGCAAGTGTGTTTTTAGCACTGGCTTCGGTTATTTTTGGCTTTTTGCCTTATTTTTACATTGGACAGATTATTCGCGACTTGTTCAATGGTCTTAAAGATGGACAAGTTTATTTGCAAGCCTGTTTATGGATGGCGGTTTTTTGGCTGGCTTATGCTATCTGTCATGCCCTATCAACTGGTCTTTCTCATAAGGCTACTTTTGTTGTCCTAGCAGACATTCGTTTTCGGTTAACAGAGAAATTGGCTAAAATTCCTTTAGGATCTGTCCTTAGTCAATCGTCTGGCTCTTACAAAAATATCATTGTTGAACGAGTGGAGGCTACTGAAACAACTTTAGCTCATATTATTCCCGAATTTACAGCAGCTTTAGTTGGTCCCTTAATTGTCTTTGGTTATATGATAAAATTGGACTGGCGTTTAACCCTTTTATCATTTTTAACTCTGCCGATTGGTATTTTATTTTATCTTAATATGTTACGCAAGAGCAAGGGTGATTATGAGAATACACTAGTTAAAACCAAGGTCTTAAATGATACGGCCGTTGAATATATTAACGGAATTGAAGTTATCAAAATATTTGGTAAAGAAAAATTTTCTTACCAGAAATTTGTTACGGCAGCTAAAGAAGGAGCTGATTGTTTTATTGAATGGATGCGTAAGTGTCAGTTTGATATGGCAGCGGTCACTGTTATTATGCCATCTGTCTTTGTGATTCTGCTGCCTGTCGGAGCTTACTTTATTTACAGTGATCGTTTATCTCAAGACAGTTTTATTTTACTGATGATTTTATCGATGGGATTTTTCACACCATTAATAACGCTTGGAACTTATATGGACGATATTAGAAAAGTACATAGCATTTTTGGTGAAATTACAGAAATCCTGGAACGTCCGGATTTACAGCGCCCACAAGAGTTAAGTCAGAGCTTGCAGGGAGGAGATATTGTTCTGGAAAATGTTTCTTTCGGTTATGAAGAGGACAAAGAAGTTCTACATAATATCTCTATGACCATCAAGGCGGGGACAGTTAATGCCTTGGTTGGGCCTTCGGGCTCTGGTAAGTCTACTTTGGCCAAATTAATTGCTTCTTTCTGGGACGTTAAAAGTGGTCGTATTTCCCTTGGTGGTCTTGATATTAGAGAAATTCCGTTGGAAGAGTATAGTCGGCTGATTGCCTATGTTTCTCAAGACAATTTTCTCTTTAATGATAGTATTTTAGAGAATATTCGTTTAGGAAAGCCATCTGCCAGTGATGAAGAAATCTATCAAGTTGCCAAATCTTGTGGTTGTTACGATTTTATTATGGATCTGGAAAATGGCTTTGCGACACAGGTTGGTAGCGCTGGTGGCAGTTTATCTGGCGGAGAACGCCAAAGAATAGCTATTGCTAGAGCCATGCTAAAAGATGCTCCTATTGTTATTTTGGACGAAGCGACGGCTTACACAGATCCAGAAAATGAAGCTCTGGTTCAATCAAGCATCGCACAATTGGTTAAAGGAAAAACCTTGATTGTAATTGCTCATCGTCTCTCAACTATTGCTGACGCAGATCAGATTATTTTGGTTAATGAGGGGCATTTGGAAGCTCTTGGCAAACAAGAAGATTTATTAAGTTCAAGCGACCTCTATCAGAAAATGTGGCAGGCACATTTGTCGGTTCGAGATACAGATCGAGATGAAAAGATAGGAGGTCTGGCTCATGCTTAG
- a CDS encoding PTS ascorbate transporter subunit IIC, protein MDILLYILNWFSQNILQKPAFFVGLLVLVGYWLLKKPLHDVFAGFIKATVGYMILDVGSGGLVTTFRPILAALNYKFKIGAAVIDPYFGLTAANEKIAQEFPKFIGTATTALLIGFFFNIFLVAFRKITKIRTLFITGHIMVQQAATVTLMVILLIPAFRNQVWGTVAIGLICGLYWAVSSNMTVEPTQRLTGGGGFAIGHQQQFAIWFTDKVAPKLGKKEDNLDNLKLPAFLNIFHDTVVASATLMLIFFGAILAILGPDIMANKDVITTGTLYDPTKQSFFMYVIQTAFTFSVYLFVLMQGVRMFVGELTNAFQGISNKLLPGSFPAVDVAASFGFGSASAVLFGFATGLIGQLITIVLLIVFKNPVLIITGFVPVFFDNAAIAVYADKRGGWKAAVILSFISGILQVAVGALAVALLGLANFGGYHGNIDFAIPWVPFAYLFKYAGIIGYAIVAVFLLAIPQIQFAKAQDKEAYYRGDVSVED, encoded by the coding sequence ATGGATATACTACTTTATATTCTGAATTGGTTCTCGCAAAATATCTTGCAGAAACCAGCCTTCTTTGTGGGCCTTTTGGTACTGGTTGGCTACTGGCTGCTCAAAAAGCCCCTGCACGATGTGTTTGCAGGTTTCATCAAGGCAACAGTTGGTTACATGATTTTGGACGTTGGTTCTGGTGGTCTGGTTACAACCTTTCGCCCTATTCTGGCAGCCCTCAACTATAAGTTTAAGATTGGTGCCGCTGTCATTGACCCTTATTTTGGTCTAACAGCTGCCAATGAAAAAATTGCCCAAGAATTTCCAAAGTTCATTGGGACGGCGACAACGGCTCTCTTGATTGGTTTCTTCTTCAATATCTTTTTGGTGGCCTTTCGTAAGATTACCAAGATTAGGACCCTCTTTATTACTGGTCACATCATGGTTCAGCAGGCGGCCACCGTAACCTTGATGGTCATTCTCTTGATTCCAGCCTTCCGAAATCAAGTTTGGGGGACTGTAGCTATTGGTCTTATCTGCGGTCTTTATTGGGCAGTCAGCTCAAATATGACGGTTGAGCCGACCCAACGTTTAACTGGCGGTGGCGGTTTTGCCATCGGTCACCAACAGCAATTTGCTATCTGGTTTACCGATAAAGTTGCACCAAAACTTGGTAAAAAAGAAGATAATTTGGACAATCTCAAATTACCAGCTTTCTTGAATATCTTCCACGATACAGTAGTTGCTTCTGCAACTTTGATGTTAATCTTTTTCGGTGCGATTCTAGCCATTCTTGGTCCAGATATTATGGCTAACAAGGATGTTATCACCACTGGTACGCTTTACGATCCAACCAAGCAGTCCTTCTTTATGTATGTGATTCAAACAGCCTTCACCTTCTCAGTTTATCTCTTTGTCTTGATGCAGGGGGTTCGGATGTTCGTTGGTGAATTAACGAATGCCTTCCAAGGTATTTCCAATAAGCTCTTGCCTGGTTCCTTCCCTGCGGTTGATGTTGCGGCTTCGTTCGGATTTGGCTCAGCCAGTGCCGTCCTATTCGGTTTTGCAACAGGTTTGATTGGTCAGTTGATTACGATTGTTCTCTTGATTGTCTTCAAGAATCCTGTCCTTATCATCACTGGTTTCGTTCCAGTATTCTTCGATAATGCGGCCATCGCTGTTTATGCAGATAAACGGGGCGGTTGGAAAGCAGCTGTCATTTTGTCCTTCATCTCTGGTATTTTACAAGTAGCGGTTGGTGCTCTAGCAGTTGCCCTACTAGGTCTAGCAAACTTCGGTGGTTACCACGGTAATATTGATTTCGCTATTCCTTGGGTACCCTTTGCTTACCTCTTCAAGTATGCTGGTATCATCGGTTACGCTATTGTGGCTGTCTTCCTCTTGGCTATTCCACAAATTCAATTTGCCAAAGCTCAGGATAAGGAAGCCTACTATCGCGGTGACGTTTCAGTTGAAGACTAA
- a CDS encoding vitamin B12 independent methionine synthase, translated as MTKIQYHFDHVGSYLRPAELKTAREQYAAGNINREALLETQDKLVADLVGHQVESGLKVVSDGEFGRSWWHLDFLWNLTGFESYQQEDSYKFHGAKTRTTNVRIVGKIAENKAHPFYRDFSYLSSITPEGVIPKITIPSPSLVINRDHRSDLALEYYDSWKDFLDDLAQAYHDTIQHFYDLGARYVQLDDTTWGYLIQQFEDKKDNPEETARLQAIAQDDVYTINKALAGLPDDLTLATHICRGNFKSTYLFEGGYDSVARYLGQLNYDIFFLEYDDARSGSFTPLTDIWNDRKGVEIVLGLITSKDPALEDVDQVIDRIKEAAQLVPLGNLGLSTQCGFASTEEGNRLTEADQWKKLQLIESITEKVWG; from the coding sequence ATGACTAAGATTCAATATCATTTTGACCATGTCGGGTCTTATTTGCGACCGGCTGAACTAAAGACAGCGCGTGAGCAGTATGCGGCTGGAAACATTAATCGAGAGGCCTTATTAGAAACTCAGGATAAACTCGTTGCAGATTTGGTCGGACATCAAGTAGAGAGCGGTCTCAAGGTCGTCTCTGATGGTGAATTTGGTCGCTCTTGGTGGCACTTGGATTTCCTCTGGAACCTGACCGGCTTTGAGTCTTACCAACAGGAAGATTCTTATAAATTCCACGGGGCAAAGACTCGGACCACCAATGTTCGCATCGTCGGAAAAATCGCTGAGAACAAGGCCCATCCCTTCTATCGTGATTTCAGTTACCTCAGCTCTATTACTCCTGAAGGTGTCATCCCTAAGATTACTATTCCTAGTCCTTCTTTGGTTATCAATCGGGACCATCGGTCGGACTTGGCCTTAGAGTATTATGACTCCTGGAAGGACTTCTTGGATGATTTGGCTCAAGCTTATCATGACACTATTCAGCACTTCTATGATTTGGGGGCTCGTTACGTTCAATTAGATGATACAACTTGGGGCTATCTGATTCAGCAGTTTGAGGACAAGAAGGATAATCCAGAAGAAACTGCCCGATTACAGGCCATTGCTCAAGATGATGTCTATACGATTAATAAAGCTTTAGCCGGCTTGCCGGATGATTTGACTCTGGCAACTCACATCTGCCGAGGAAATTTTAAATCGACCTATCTCTTTGAGGGTGGCTATGACTCGGTAGCCCGCTATCTGGGTCAGCTCAATTACGATATTTTCTTCCTAGAATATGATGATGCCAGAAGTGGCAGCTTTACTCCTCTTACTGATATTTGGAATGATCGCAAAGGCGTTGAAATTGTCCTTGGATTGATAACGTCTAAAGATCCTGCTTTGGAAGATGTAGACCAAGTCATTGACCGCATCAAAGAAGCTGCCCAACTGGTTCCGCTGGGAAATCTGGGGCTTTCAACCCAATGTGGTTTTGCCTCAACAGAAGAGGGCAATAGGCTGACAGAGGCCGACCAATGGAAGAAACTCCAATTGATTGAAAGTATTACTGAGAAGGTCTGGGGTTAA
- a CDS encoding aldo/keto reductase, giving the protein MQELRLLGHSNLYLSPLGLGTWQFSNKDKDRTWWHKIDDQAVYDIIKVSLEGGINWLDTAEVYGRGNSEKFIGRNLQRLQSEGALSETVYIADKWFPLLRSAKTISETIATRLDYLQRDAIDLYQIHQPTSLSSLYRQLKELAKLHHQGVIKAIGVSNFTARQMEKADDILKKFDLRLSSNQVKFNLLHRKPEKNGVLELAKERGISLIAYSPLQQGVLTGRFHDNPDSIQTLSKVRRVNSGLNQKNLVKTQPLIDLLKRLGLKYGKSPAQIALNWLITAHGDTVFAIPGASSRFQARSNLEAQHFQLSQEDLDQLSHWQEL; this is encoded by the coding sequence ATGCAAGAATTACGACTTCTCGGCCACTCAAATCTTTATTTATCCCCTCTGGGTTTAGGAACCTGGCAGTTTAGCAATAAGGATAAAGACAGAACTTGGTGGCACAAAATAGATGATCAGGCTGTCTACGACATCATTAAAGTGAGCCTTGAGGGAGGCATCAACTGGTTAGACACGGCGGAAGTTTACGGAAGAGGAAACTCTGAAAAATTTATCGGCCGAAATTTACAACGCTTACAGTCTGAGGGGGCTTTATCAGAAACGGTCTACATTGCTGATAAGTGGTTTCCACTCTTGCGCTCGGCTAAAACTATTTCTGAGACCATTGCAACTCGACTGGATTATTTGCAAAGAGATGCGATTGATCTTTATCAGATTCATCAGCCAACCTCCCTATCCAGCCTCTACCGCCAGCTGAAAGAATTGGCTAAACTTCATCATCAGGGCGTTATCAAAGCCATCGGAGTCAGCAACTTTACTGCCCGTCAGATGGAAAAAGCCGATGATATTTTAAAAAAGTTTGACCTGCGTCTATCTTCCAATCAGGTTAAATTCAATCTTTTGCACCGCAAGCCTGAAAAAAACGGTGTGCTTGAATTAGCCAAAGAACGGGGAATTTCTCTCATCGCCTACTCTCCCCTCCAACAAGGTGTCTTGACAGGACGTTTTCACGATAATCCTGATAGTATTCAGACCCTATCAAAAGTTCGGCGGGTAAATTCTGGGCTGAACCAGAAAAATCTCGTTAAAACGCAACCCTTGATTGATCTCCTCAAGCGACTAGGACTCAAATATGGCAAGTCTCCCGCCCAAATTGCTCTTAACTGGCTAATCACGGCACACGGCGATACTGTTTTTGCCATCCCTGGAGCCAGCAGTCGTTTTCAAGCCAGAAGTAATCTGGAAGCTCAACATTTTCAACTTAGCCAAGAAGATCTTGACCAGTTAAGTCACTGGCAAGAGTTATAA
- a CDS encoding TetR/AcrR family transcriptional regulator, with product MIKKDETLNSEILKSAKAEFLEHGYQEASLRQICKNAGVTTGALYKRYSGKEALFGALLEPSLQAMEMMEQQHKLDDYHLLKENKLSRMWDKSLDELTDIMKFIYDHEDNMRLLLFKSHGSKFESFQQQMIESSTDNTYRYLEQAYQEGKISYVLDKSQLYLAMTAYYKAIIQPLEQGWSYQKALLACQTIIQLFNWSQLLGF from the coding sequence ATGATTAAAAAAGATGAAACACTAAATTCGGAAATTTTAAAGAGTGCTAAGGCTGAATTTTTAGAACATGGTTATCAGGAAGCTTCCTTACGTCAGATTTGTAAAAATGCTGGTGTAACGACAGGAGCTCTTTATAAGCGTTATTCTGGAAAAGAAGCCTTATTTGGCGCGCTTCTTGAACCTAGCTTGCAAGCGATGGAAATGATGGAGCAGCAGCATAAATTAGATGATTATCACTTATTAAAAGAAAATAAATTATCGCGAATGTGGGATAAATCCCTAGATGAATTAACTGATATTATGAAGTTCATCTATGACCACGAGGATAATATGCGATTATTGCTGTTTAAGTCACATGGTTCAAAATTCGAATCATTTCAGCAGCAGATGATTGAAAGCTCAACCGATAATACCTATCGTTATCTTGAACAAGCTTATCAAGAAGGAAAAATTTCTTATGTTCTTGACAAGTCTCAGCTTTATTTAGCCATGACTGCTTATTATAAGGCTATTATTCAGCCTTTGGAGCAGGGGTGGTCCTATCAAAAAGCACTCTTGGCTTGTCAAACCATTATTCAACTCTTTAATTGGTCTCAATTATTAGGCTTTTAA